The genomic DNA ACTccaaaagttgaaaagcaagaaaagCCAAAGAAACCAAAGGGTCGTGCTTACAAGAGAATGTTGTACACTAGAAGATTTGTCAATGTTACTTTGACCAACGGTAAGAGAAGAATGAACCCAGGTCCTTCTTCTCAATAGATGGGATAGTTTTAATTAGACCATTTATTAAATATATCATATCATTTACatatatttgttttatGTATAAGTTTTAGTTTCTTTTAAAATGCTACATATTTACATTAACGGAACGAAGTTAAGATATACTAAGGTAAACTGGCTAGTTTAAAAGTGTGCGCTGGCACTGAAAACTTGTTCGGTAACTCCATCACATGTCAATACGACATAATGACAGACGCTGTTACGGATAAGGACAAACTGTTGGAGCTTTTGCAGAGCAATAGGTCTTGTATTAGACCATACAAGACAGCCGATTCTCTTTTCGATCTTTCTTCGAGCACATCGCTCAAGGATTCTGACCCAATAACTGAAATAAAGAAACTATCACAAATTATAAAAGCACATTCTACAAAGATCGGTATCATTTGCCAAGAGGATAAGTTTTATCGGAATCTATCTGCTGTTTTTAACGAGTTGAAAAGCTTTAACGATAAGATCTTCATGCTTCTGAGTTTATTGCCACTGTTTCATAAAGATAAAGAGGATAAATGGGCACAATTTTTCATAcaaactttgaattcaCTCGTAATCAACCTATTAAACGGTATTTCTACATTATATGACGAGATTGATCGTTTATTAAATGGCACcgataatgaaaaggatCAAAGACTTTACGCTGTTGGTCTCATCTGGGCGGCATGCGATTCGCTAGATAATTTGGCACACAAGGGTAATTTCCAGATTCTAGCTGACAATATTCGCAACAATTGTAGCTTAGTGGACGATGTGATGGAAGACATTTCCTCATGGCTTGAAGATCCACAAATGGGTAACGATTTGTTACTTGGGGAcgaggatgaagaagatgatgacaatgatgaagacTCGTCACGGTCACAAGATGGACAGGAAATTCTAGAACAAATGAAATGTTTTCTCAAAGATTGGgaaacaaatttgaaaatgataaaactGCTCCTTTCATCTTTTGCCAAATCTCTCAGTTCAAATATCTATACTTCCAAGGATTCGAAAGGTTCAACTTTGGACAAGTTAAATGATATACAGCATAAAGTGATCGAACAGATTGACGAATTgatttcagattttttaGTTTCAGATTTGAGCTTCAATTCTGATGATTTCGAAGACGACATCGctcaattgaatgaaagcttgagaaaaatggttgatacaataaaaatattgaacaaATCAGATCcgaaaaaatcaaaatggaTCCAAGTTTGGGAAAATAAGTactttcaagaaaagagttGAGTAATGTGAATTTTGTGCTTTTTATTCAGTCAATACGATAGATAATATATAATTGTACAACTACCAGTCATCGCCATCATCGTAATCGTCAGACCCAACTTTAgtctttcttttatttaatGCTGCAGCAAGAGCATCTGCCAAAGACGCAGGCCCACCGCCGGGCGCCGGTGCAGATGACGAGGAAATTTGTGGTTTTTCTCCCTTGGCTTCCTGCAGTAAGACTGATGGTTTATCCAATTGAGATTTATCCACTCTTTTGAGTGCATGAATACCACCAGCACCCCTGATAGATGCTAACAGGGCATCCCTACCACTATCACCAGTACTTTCAGCAAAATCAACATCAGGCCCTTGAGCTGGCGGAGGTGGTACCGACGATGCTTGTGGTTGCCCTAAAAATGCTGGCGGAGGTGGAGGTGGTACCGATGATGCTTGTGGTTGCCCTAAGAATGCTGGCGGAGGTGGCGGAGGCGCCACTGCGGTAGGGGCACCTGGCTGTTGTGTTGGGAAAGGAGGTGGAGGTGGTGGCGCAACATATTGTTGATTCTGTTGCTGCATTGGTGGCGGAGGTAGTTCCATGGCAAATGATTGTTGAGGGTACGTTGGTTGCTCTTGCGCTCGCACACTGTTGAACGTCGTTGGTGGAGTAGGTGAATAGGATGGAGATTGGCTTTGATAACCTGGTGCCATAGGGGCCTGTGGAGGGCTGCTGACTATACGAGAAGCTCTCGCCGGCGGTGGTGGAGCTGGACCACGTCTTGGTGGAGGTGGAGGTACCGGCGGCTTACCACCCGTAGCACTACTGGTGAGCGGTGGACCCGAAGAAACTCTATTCATTGTGTACATATTGGTATTCCTATGAGGTGGCGGTGGAGGAGCTGGACCACGTCGTAACGGTGGAACAGGTGGTGGAACGCGCCCGCCTCCTGGAATTGCTGATCTGCTGGGAGGGGGTGGTACGGCACGGGCGCTTCTGTTGGGAAGGGATGGTACTGGTCGACCACCATTTTGAGGAGGTTGGCCAAATTGCTGTGGAGATTGACCAAATTGTTGTGAAGGTTGACCAAATTGTTGTGGAGGTTGACCAAACCGTTGTGGAGGTTGACCAAACTGTTGTTGAGGCTGCCCAAATTGTTGTTGAGGCTGCCCCAACTGTTGTGGAGAACTTGAGAAAACCGCTGGCGGTTTTTGGTTTGCTAGCTGCGGCACTGGGAATGGAAATGGATTATTAGTCTTGTGTGCAGTTGGCAGAGGTTGTTGTGGAGAAACAGGCGACGACGTTGCAGGTGGTGCAGGTGGTGCAGGTGGTGCAGGTGGTGCAGGCTGTGCGGGCGGTGCGGGCGGTGCGGGAGGTGCAGGCGGTGTACCAAGAGCAGGTGCAGGAGGTACTCTGAAAGAACGTTTCGCAACAGGCTCTGCCGGTGGTGCGCCCAGAGCAGGTGTGCTTGGCATTGATGGTGCTGCTGAAGTCCATTCTGAAGAAGTTTGATTATCGGTCTCGGAGTCGTAGTCTGGTTCAGATTCAGATTCAGATTCTTCTGACGGCACTGCTGCAAcaggaggaggaggaggaggaggagcCTTGTTTTTTGTTATAGGTATATGTTCTGTGTTATTATAATTGTAGCGTTCCCTCTGATTTGCAATTAGAGACTCTCCACGGGGCCCATGGAACACATTGCCAGATTCCTGCTCTGTGATCTTCTTTGTTAATGCAATGGCGTTCTTATTTGATAAAGTCTTTTTTGATGCGTAACGTTCACGTTTTTGCACTCGCTTCAAGAAGTGACTTGCCTCAtttaaatcttcaaataacAGGCCCGCAAAGCACTCTTCAAGCTCAAACGTGTGGAAGAAAGTACGATCCTGATAATACTGAAAATTGACGTACAATTCTTGATCCCATAGCACTCCATTGTGACCCTTAATATCGACCAgcttgaagaagaaagagtgGCCCACCAAATCGTCAACCAGCACAATTGCTCCAGAAAGGCCTGTATAAGTCCATCGATTGGGATCGGGGTATGCAATATATAACCTTGCAACTGCGACATCTATTACTTTATTGGCCGACTTAGGCAGTGCAATTTTAATATTCTCCTTGTCAGCTGAGGTCAACAGACCCATCTTCTTCGAACGATGGAATCAGTCTTACTGTAAAATTGCTTGTAGCCTAATTCCGGTCTACAGCTGTGCGTAAAATTCTTCGTTTCTTACGCAATTAGATTTATCAGTTCTGTCAATGTCATCACTGTTCTATACTTTTCCCCCTTTCTACGTCGGTAAATGCCACGCGAAGTGTGCTCTCTTTGATCATGTGCTTTTCACATGACACAAGCTTTCTTACATGTGGGTAATCTCAATGTGCCTTAGTGACATACGAAAATGCATCAAAGAGGTTTAGTTCACTTCTAGCTGCAGTGAACTGAGTAATTGGTAGGATAGAATCTTGCGGTTGGCTTTAATTGCATCGATTGTGTTAGAAATGCACTCTAAACAGGGTTTTTCGTGGAATAATGGTTAATTTGGTGGTGATGTATGGGTGtatatattttctttcGTGACGTTCCTATactattgaaagaaatggCTGGTCTTAAAAGTTTGAAACAAGCCTCAGCTCTAATACACGTCGAAGAGTCGAGGTCCCGCTGTAACACGTCTATTGCCTTTAGATGACGTGAATTGTTTACAATTGCGTGTTTACCAGTTCGTGTTTAcagtttgttctttttccaGGCCCCACTGTTGACCTTTCGTGCCTGTCACTATGTTTTAGACTTTGCCTGAACAGCCCTCAACAAAGATTTGCTGCAGAAAAGCCTACTTTACTGAAGGTTGCGAATCTCTTAGCAATGTTTATGGTTCAGGCTTCAGGTAACCAGCGTGCTGAGCGTGCATTGTTTCCACGCACCCTATCGAATGGGATGGCTCTGTATAAATAGACGGacatttgaaaaggaagTAGTGCTGCTTATATTCATCCAGAAAAATCAAGTATAAAATACAAAATAGTCGATTTCAATTGTGTACTTATCACCCCATAGACAGTCACTCCTTTCTGTTGTATTCCCTTCTAATTTAACTTGGTCAAAAGTTACCAAACAAGACATTCactcttttattttattaATCTCAGCTCATTTTTAGATACATTCGTTTCACTCATAATGCTGAAGTCACTCTTTTCCTAtgctttatttttattaCTCGCCAAAGTTAATGCTGTTTTTGATGCAGATTCGAAGCAGAACGTGGCGCTTTATTGGGGT from Zygotorulaspora mrakii chromosome 7, complete sequence includes the following:
- a CDS encoding 40S ribosomal protein eS30 (similar to Saccharomyces cerevisiae RPS30A (YLR287C-A) and RPS30B (YOR182C); ancestral locus Anc_6.83), with amino-acid sequence MGKVHGSLARAGKVKSQTPKVEKQEKPKKPKGRAYKRMLYTRRFVNVTLTNGKRRMNPGPSSQ
- a CDS encoding uncharacterized protein (similar to Saccharomyces cerevisiae YLR287C; ancestral locus Anc_6.82), with product MTDAVTDKDKLLELLQSNRSCIRPYKTADSLFDLSSSTSLKDSDPITEIKKLSQIIKAHSTKIGIICQEDKFYRNLSAVFNELKSFNDKIFMLLSLLPLFHKDKEDKWAQFFIQTLNSLVINLLNGISTLYDEIDRLLNGTDNEKDQRLYAVGLIWAACDSLDNLAHKGNFQILADNIRNNCSLVDDVMEDISSWLEDPQMGNDLLLGDEDEEDDDNDEDSSRSQDGQEILEQMKCFLKDWETNLKMIKLLLSSFAKSLSSNIYTSKDSKGSTLDKLNDIQHKVIEQIDELISDFLVSDLSFNSDDFEDDIAQLNESLRKMVDTIKILNKSDPKKSKWIQVWENKYFQEKS
- the LAS17 gene encoding actin-binding protein LAS17 (similar to Saccharomyces cerevisiae LAS17 (YOR181W); ancestral locus Anc_6.81) produces the protein MGLLTSADKENIKIALPKSANKVIDVAVARLYIAYPDPNRWTYTGLSGAIVLVDDLVGHSFFFKLVDIKGHNGVLWDQELYVNFQYYQDRTFFHTFELEECFAGLLFEDLNEASHFLKRVQKRERYASKKTLSNKNAIALTKKITEQESGNVFHGPRGESLIANQRERYNYNNTEHIPITKNKAPPPPPPPVAAVPSEESESESEPDYDSETDNQTSSEWTSAAPSMPSTPALGAPPAEPVAKRSFRVPPAPALGTPPAPPAPPAPPAQPAPPAPPAPPAPPATSSPVSPQQPLPTAHKTNNPFPFPVPQLANQKPPAVFSSSPQQLGQPQQQFGQPQQQFGQPPQRFGQPPQQFGQPSQQFGQSPQQFGQPPQNGGRPVPSLPNRSARAVPPPPSRSAIPGGGRVPPPVPPLRRGPAPPPPPHRNTNMYTMNRVSSGPPLTSSATGGKPPVPPPPPRRGPAPPPPARASRIVSSPPQAPMAPGYQSQSPSYSPTPPTTFNSVRAQEQPTYPQQSFAMELPPPPMQQQNQQYVAPPPPPPFPTQQPGAPTAVAPPPPPPAFLGQPQASSVPPPPPPAFLGQPQASSVPPPPAQGPDVDFAESTGDSGRDALLASIRGAGGIHALKRVDKSQLDKPSVLLQEAKGEKPQISSSSAPAPGGGPASLADALAAALNKRKTKVGSDDYDDGDDW